A stretch of DNA from Anabrus simplex isolate iqAnaSimp1 chromosome 12, ASM4041472v1, whole genome shotgun sequence:
TACTGAACTCCGCGGTTTCAAAATCGTCGAAGTCGTCATCAGTCTGGTCGAAGGAGGAAGCCGTTGTCTGCATAGTCGTAATGTCTGCCCAGCTCCCAGActctgtagtggtggtggtggtggtggtggtggttgcagGTCCCTTCGACGACAGCTGATTTTCGGGAAAAAGAGACTGGGTCTCGCCTGCCGCTACAGCTGCCGTCGAGAAGTCAGCAAACTCATCCGGAACAGCTGTCGTCGAGAAGTCGGCAAACTCATCCGGAACAGCTGCCGTCGTAAAATCGGAAAAGTCGTCATCGACGTCTATCTCTGGCAATCTGGAGTCCACTTCCTTGCTTTCCCCTTCCGCATCTGCCACTGCGTTATTTACAGATACTGCCTCTGTGACCGGCACACTTTCAAAACCACCGAAGTCATCTGATTCCGTTTCAGATGGTATTTGCATTGCACCACTGTCTTCGAAATACAATACCGGAGCAGAAAAATGTTTACTAAACTCATCACAAGTATTATCACCAATTTCGGCTGTTTCTTCTTCCGTAACAGGGATACTCTTATCTTCGATAAAAAGAGATTTTTTCTGCTCAATATCACCACTAGAATAACTAAAAAATACTTTATCCTCACTGTTATCATCAATATGACACTCATTCCCAGCTTCATTACTAATGGAATTAAGTACATCTGCACCCGAATTCAATGTATTTCCGTCACTAACCTGCTGAAATCCACTAAAATCATCAAAATCATCAATAACATCATCATTAACAATCTTAGGGGGAGGAGTCCACGAATGGTCACTGCTGTGCCTAATACACTGATCCGCACTTTCTGTTAGTCCAGTGTTTGTGCTATTAATTTCCGGTAAATTATCAGTACCGAGGGAACTATTATTGTCACTTCTAATTTCATTTGAAGGTTCAGGAACTTCTACACAACTATTCGGCAACGTTCTTTTCCCCTCTTCCACGGATCTGACTAACGTCTTGTCGCTTTCGCTGGACTCTTCACGGCTGATGTCGACGTCCAGTCCGATGGGAGACATGCGATCTCCTTCCTCGCCCTGCGGGAGGGGAGACGTTCCCTCGCTGTTCTGACTCGCACTGCACAGCCCCGAGTCTGTGGCCCCTGATACCACAGAATCTTGGCTCGTGTTGTCTTGGTGCATCTCTGGGACGAGCACTTGATCGCTTCCCTTGCCCCCGACCACGACGTCACGCTGTGCGAACACCTCTTCCTCCTCGTCTGTTGTTCCCGGGTCCGAGTCCCGGCAGCAGGTCCCGTTCTGTTTCAGCAAGTCCATCACGACCGGCGATTCCTTCATCCGCACGTGAGACACTGGCTCGTACTCTGAAGGGGCGGTATCCTGCTTCTTTTCTCCTCCCCAGGCCAGTTTATGTATGCTGGAGTTGGACGGCTGAATCACAtctgaagagaaaagaaaaaaaaacccactAATTTCATCATTGCTATCACTGTAATAAGAACTACTCTACTTATTGATAGAACAAACAATACTACAATTGATGAATTTCATCTTACTTCCATATCCATGTTAACAAAATATCCAATTCTCAAATGGTaagatccacctattcaacactttaTATCATACGTTCAATTATGAGGGAATACATGTTTCGTCTCCTACGGAGACATTTTCAATTCCTTAAAAGATCCAGCATAAAGgacaacacttaaattattactgCATATACATATGGTTTTTAAAACGATTTAAGTCTTTAGGCTTAATTGTGTCTTGAACACACACttagaaataaaataattttttagaTACAATCTAACGTTGGATGAAGTTGAAATATAACGGCGATTCAAATCCAGGAATTGTCTAtgatgttaaaatgttccattaaAATAGTGTAAGAAATGTTATTTCTAAGTGTGTGTTCATACAGATTGCAAATTTGGTGCTCAACCACAGCCATCTTGATATAGAAGCCTACTACCAAGAGTTATGACATCATACGCTTAGTGCTAAGTCTTCGTTGTCGCGTATAATTGTTAGACTGCTGATACAATATTTCTGATCATAATCTAGCAaaagaaatgcaataataagcctataaacgcATAACATTGAAGAAGCATTATCAAAAGAAATTGCATACAAATACGGAATATATATGCACTCAACATATGTTGCATAAAAAATATTCGAATGAAGGCTACTCAACTGGACTGTACGATGGTAGTCACTAGGCGAATTGTTCTCTATAAAAATAA
This window harbors:
- the Afti gene encoding aftiphilin translates to MSVEPTIQDVIQPSNSSIHKLAWGGEKKQDTAPSEYEPVSHVRMKESPVVMDLLKQNGTCCRDSDPGTTDEEEEVFAQRDVVVGGKGSDQVLVPEMHQDNTSQDSVVSGATDSGLCSASQNSEGTSPLPQGEEGDRMSPIGLDVDISREESSESDKTLVRSVEEGKRTLPNSCVEVPEPSNEIRSDNNSSLGTDNLPEINSTNTGLTESADQCIRHSSDHSWTPPPKIVNDDVIDDFDDFSGFQQVSDGNTLNSGADVLNSISNEAGNECHIDDNSEDKVFFSYSSGDIEQKKSLFIEDKSIPVTEEETAEIGDNTCDEFSKHFSAPVLYFEDSGAMQIPSETESDDFGGFESVPVTEAVSVNNAVADAEGESKEVDSRLPEIDVDDDFSDFTTAAVPDEFADFSTTAVPDEFADFSTAAVAAGETQSLFPENQLSSKGPATTTTTTTTTTESGSWADITTMQTTASSFDQTDDDFDDFETAEFSTSGDLDHSKLLSRLQNVVCTLFPSPADSSTAEEGVLCERLESYSPVWSQLKDVETSHALSYQWSGSAANKILLSALGIDSRNILFGPRWNMSVPRFAANLGFSPLEPVRASQGSSAVQAPVIEATPPPPEIPSVTGTDEAVPAAQFDWTSSGLVNPLDCLEKDVGISAEGQPQPDPLVQRILAAGSRPSPEQSELRAELGPEAQRILDSLPDLSFLRAKMLMFPVRTPTPEQ